A genomic segment from uncultured Marinifilum sp. encodes:
- a CDS encoding glycoside hydrolase family 65 protein: MNEYLKHDEWCIIEEGFNPENHRASESIFSLGNGNMGQRAMFEEHYSGKTLQGTYVAGVYYPDKTRVGWWKNGYPEYFAKVLNAPTWINIDVKINGEMLDLAKCEVSNFVRTLNMKEGVLERSFIATLSNGNKVKVEAKRFLSIVRSEVGVIRYSVTPLNFDGKISFTPYIDADVMNEDSNYDEKFWEVLAVKSIKGEGYIAAKTKKLDFHVCMGMKYEVCKDGQKQELHPILTEEEKYVANTVEFDVEQDQELSIYKYASVLSSLNHAKADIFSNAQVVVSAAYEKTYGSLLEEHVSAWADKWAHSDIVIEGDVAAQQAIRFNIFQMNQTYTGEDERLNIGPKGFTGEKYGGSTYWDTEAYCVPFYLSTSKPEVTRNLLIYRHKQLQKAIENAEKLGFTNGAALYPMVTMNGEECHNEWEITFEEIHRNGAIAFAIYNYIRHTGDEKYLAEYGLDVLIGISRFWSQRVTFSEAKKKYVMLGVTGPNEYENNINNNWYTNTIANWCMKYTMEALQIVKASNPARFAEIMNNLNFDFEVETAKWKDINENMFYPIDEETGVFLQQEGYMDKEQILAADLDPAIRPINQHWSWDRILRSCFIKQADVLQGVYLFEDQFDEETIKKNYDFYEPRTVHESSLSPCIHSILASKIGDIDGAYQLYLRTSRLDLDDYNKEVHEGLHITSMAGTWMSIVEGFGGLRVVNGKLVLNPLIPNEWKSYSFKVRFRGNLLNVRVSEEGVGVINEEGEDISIFIQDDEYKIEKESSLVIEHT; the protein is encoded by the coding sequence ATGAATGAATATTTAAAACATGATGAGTGGTGCATAATTGAGGAAGGGTTTAATCCTGAAAACCACCGCGCATCTGAAAGTATATTTAGTCTTGGGAATGGGAATATGGGGCAACGTGCCATGTTCGAAGAGCATTACTCAGGAAAAACATTACAGGGAACCTATGTGGCAGGAGTTTATTATCCTGATAAAACCAGAGTTGGTTGGTGGAAAAATGGATATCCCGAATATTTTGCAAAAGTTCTTAATGCCCCTACATGGATTAATATCGATGTAAAAATTAATGGAGAAATGCTTGACCTGGCAAAATGTGAGGTCAGTAATTTTGTGCGCACCCTAAACATGAAAGAAGGAGTGCTCGAGCGTTCTTTTATTGCAACTTTATCCAATGGGAATAAAGTAAAAGTGGAAGCTAAAAGATTTTTAAGTATCGTAAGATCCGAAGTGGGTGTAATCCGTTACTCTGTTACTCCTTTAAATTTTGATGGTAAAATTAGTTTTACCCCCTATATCGATGCCGATGTAATGAATGAGGATTCGAATTATGATGAGAAATTTTGGGAGGTATTAGCTGTTAAATCAATAAAAGGAGAAGGATATATTGCCGCCAAAACAAAGAAATTAGATTTCCATGTTTGCATGGGAATGAAATATGAGGTTTGTAAAGATGGGCAAAAACAAGAACTACACCCAATATTAACAGAAGAAGAAAAATATGTAGCCAATACTGTTGAATTTGATGTTGAACAGGATCAGGAATTGTCTATTTATAAGTATGCAAGTGTTTTAAGTTCTTTAAATCATGCTAAAGCGGATATTTTTAGCAATGCACAAGTTGTCGTTTCTGCAGCTTATGAAAAAACTTATGGTTCTTTATTGGAAGAGCATGTATCGGCTTGGGCCGATAAATGGGCTCATAGCGATATTGTAATCGAAGGCGATGTTGCTGCCCAGCAGGCAATTCGATTCAATATTTTTCAGATGAACCAAACCTATACTGGAGAAGATGAACGATTAAATATTGGTCCAAAAGGATTTACTGGTGAAAAATATGGAGGATCAACCTATTGGGATACCGAAGCGTATTGCGTACCTTTTTATTTAAGTACTTCTAAGCCCGAGGTTACTCGTAATTTGCTAATATATCGCCATAAGCAATTGCAAAAAGCAATCGAAAATGCCGAAAAATTAGGTTTTACAAATGGTGCAGCTTTGTATCCAATGGTAACCATGAATGGAGAAGAGTGCCACAATGAGTGGGAAATTACCTTCGAGGAAATTCATAGAAATGGAGCTATTGCTTTTGCAATTTATAATTACATACGACACACGGGCGATGAAAAATATTTGGCTGAGTATGGTTTAGATGTTTTAATAGGTATTTCAAGATTCTGGAGTCAGAGAGTTACTTTTTCCGAAGCCAAAAAGAAATATGTAATGCTTGGGGTAACAGGTCCTAACGAATATGAAAATAATATCAATAACAATTGGTACACTAATACGATTGCAAATTGGTGTATGAAATATACTATGGAGGCATTACAAATTGTTAAAGCTTCCAATCCTGCACGTTTTGCCGAGATAATGAACAATCTGAATTTCGATTTTGAGGTAGAGACTGCAAAATGGAAAGATATTAATGAAAATATGTTTTATCCGATTGATGAGGAAACAGGTGTTTTCTTGCAACAGGAAGGATATATGGATAAAGAACAAATTTTAGCTGCCGATCTCGATCCTGCCATTCGACCAATTAACCAACACTGGTCCTGGGATAGAATCTTACGCTCATGTTTCATAAAACAAGCCGATGTTTTACAGGGAGTATATTTGTTCGAAGATCAGTTCGATGAGGAAACAATTAAGAAAAATTACGATTTCTACGAGCCTAGAACAGTTCATGAATCATCTCTTTCGCCTTGTATTCACTCTATTCTTGCATCTAAAATTGGAGATATCGATGGAGCTTATCAATTGTATTTGAGAACTTCTCGATTAGATTTGGATGATTACAATAAAGAAGTTCACGAAGGTCTGCACATTACAAGTATGGCAGGAACCTGGATGTCTATTGTTGAAGGATTTGGAGGTTTACGTGTTGTGAATGGTAAACTGGTATTAAACCCTTTAATTCCTAATGAGTGGAAATCATATTCATTTAAAGTTCGTTTCCGTGGAAATCTGCTAAATGTAAGAGTTTCAGAAGAAGGAGTTGGTGTTATTAACGAAGAAGGTGAAGATATTAGCATCTTTATTCAGGATGATGAATATAAAATTGAGAAAGAAAGTAGTTTGGTAATAGAACACACCTAA
- the pgmB gene encoding beta-phosphoglucomutase: protein MGKISACIFDLDGVVVDTAKYHYIAWKSLANELGFDFTQEDNERLKGVSRMRSLDILLEIGGVELDDKTKLELADKKNKNYVEYILKMTPDEILPGVKDFFNELKAQGIKIALGSASKNAMTILNQLELTDYFDAIVDGTHVSKAKPDPEVFLKGAELLNVSPSECIVFEDAEAGVEAAVNGNMKCVGIGSPEILGKANIVVPGFVGFTMDQLKTVSS, encoded by the coding sequence ATGGGAAAGATTAGTGCATGCATCTTCGATTTAGATGGTGTGGTTGTTGATACGGCAAAGTATCATTATATCGCATGGAAAAGTTTGGCAAATGAATTAGGATTCGATTTTACCCAAGAGGATAATGAAAGACTAAAAGGAGTTAGTCGTATGAGATCATTAGATATTCTTTTGGAAATTGGTGGAGTTGAATTAGATGATAAAACAAAGCTCGAACTAGCTGATAAAAAGAATAAAAACTATGTGGAGTACATTTTAAAAATGACTCCTGACGAAATTCTTCCAGGTGTAAAAGATTTCTTTAATGAACTTAAAGCACAGGGGATAAAAATTGCTTTAGGGTCGGCAAGTAAAAATGCCATGACTATTTTAAATCAGTTGGAACTGACTGATTATTTTGATGCTATAGTAGATGGAACACATGTTAGTAAAGCAAAACCAGATCCGGAAGTATTTCTAAAAGGAGCCGAATTATTAAACGTTTCTCCATCGGAATGTATTGTTTTTGAGGATGCTGAAGCAGGTGTTGAAGCCGCTGTGAATGGTAATATGAAGTGTGTAGGTATTGGTTCGCCAGAGATACTTGGAAAAGCAAATATTGTAGTTCCTGGTTTTGTAGGTTTCACCATGGATCAATTAAAAACAGTAAGCAGTTAA
- a CDS encoding MFS transporter translates to MKKQPRLSFWQIWNVSFGFLGIQMGFALQSANVSRVLSNLGADLHHLSLFWLAAPVMGLIVQPIVGGASDRTWNRFGRRGPYILGGAIVAALAMFFMPNAGLAVKVMPALVFGAIMFALMDGSFNITMQPFRALVADMTPEEQRNAGYSIQSLLINTGAVLGSILPFVLTNVLGVSNVDPDGGVPSSVIWSFYIGGGMLLLSVLWTVFRTKEYPPEEYAEYKGIELKAETKKSGTGLSGFFKLLKDTPKTMMQLAVVQFFSWFALYLMWVYTTYALAQHSWGCSIDDVSSEAFQDAGDWVGILFAGYSLFAALFSIVMSRLANKFGRKTVYSLALLLGGIGYLSTFLFSGGEVVHLNLLITQVDVPSSAVLWMFPMIGVGIAWAAILAMPYSILSDSLPADKMGVYMGIFNFTIAGPQIISGIVAGEILRHFFGGEAIFIMIICGISMILGAIAVAFVKQSKS, encoded by the coding sequence ATGAAGAAACAACCTCGTTTAAGTTTTTGGCAAATCTGGAATGTAAGTTTTGGATTTTTAGGAATACAAATGGGTTTTGCATTGCAGAGCGCAAATGTAAGCCGTGTATTATCTAATCTTGGAGCCGATTTGCATCATTTATCACTTTTTTGGTTAGCTGCACCAGTAATGGGATTAATTGTACAACCCATTGTTGGAGGAGCCAGCGATCGCACATGGAATAGATTTGGCCGAAGAGGTCCGTATATTTTAGGTGGAGCAATTGTGGCTGCATTGGCAATGTTTTTTATGCCTAATGCAGGACTAGCTGTTAAAGTTATGCCCGCTTTGGTGTTTGGAGCTATAATGTTTGCTCTTATGGATGGATCTTTCAATATAACCATGCAACCATTTAGAGCTTTGGTTGCTGATATGACTCCCGAAGAACAACGAAACGCAGGTTATTCCATTCAAAGTTTGTTAATTAATACAGGGGCTGTGCTTGGTTCGATACTACCATTTGTATTAACCAATGTGCTTGGAGTCAGTAATGTAGATCCTGATGGTGGCGTACCCTCATCTGTAATCTGGTCTTTTTATATTGGAGGAGGTATGCTTCTTCTTTCTGTACTCTGGACCGTTTTCAGAACTAAGGAATATCCACCAGAGGAATATGCAGAATATAAAGGAATAGAACTTAAAGCAGAAACTAAAAAGTCGGGTACAGGTTTATCCGGTTTCTTTAAATTACTTAAGGATACACCTAAAACTATGATGCAATTGGCTGTTGTTCAGTTTTTCTCATGGTTTGCTCTTTATCTAATGTGGGTATATACAACTTACGCTTTGGCTCAACACTCCTGGGGTTGTTCTATCGATGATGTAAGCTCCGAAGCATTTCAAGATGCCGGAGATTGGGTTGGAATCTTGTTTGCCGGATATAGTTTGTTCGCTGCTTTGTTCTCTATTGTAATGTCGCGATTAGCAAACAAATTTGGAAGAAAAACAGTGTACTCATTGGCTTTATTGCTAGGTGGTATTGGATATCTGTCAACATTCCTGTTTTCGGGTGGCGAAGTTGTTCACCTAAATTTATTAATAACCCAAGTTGATGTTCCTTCAAGTGCTGTATTGTGGATGTTTCCAATGATTGGAGTTGGAATCGCCTGGGCAGCTATTCTTGCCATGCCATATTCGATTTTGTCAGATTCTTTACCTGCAGATAAAATGGGCGTTTATATGGGAATATTCAATTTTACCATAGCCGGACCACAAATTATTAGTGGAATTGTTGCCGGAGAAATTCTAAGACATTTTTTCGGAGGCGAAGCAATTTTTATCATGATTATTTGTGGAATCTCAATGATATTAGGGGCAATTGCAGTTGCCTTTGTAAAGCAAAGTAAATCTTAA
- a CDS encoding LacI family DNA-binding transcriptional regulator, with protein sequence MYRNFMRSGQVTIKDIAKELGISASTVSRALKDHPDISSKTKLAVNQLAKDWHYKPNAVALSLRHSKTNIIGVIVPEIVHHFFSSVISGIEQIAHKAGYNVMMFQSNESFEREVANVQALLASRVDGVLVSMSKETKDYSHFKELKDNGIPIVFFDRVCNELSSDNVIVDDFAGAFAAVEHLISIGCKRIAHLSAPQHMLLGQNRQKGYRQALLKHKLPIHEELIIKCDSFEEAIVKTPDLLRLPQPPDAIFAVNELTAAGALSVVKKVGFKVPEDISIIGFTDGVVSRTSDPALTTLEQHGSEVGLRACELLVGRISDGDMDYEPVTKVVKTNLIVRGSTKEL encoded by the coding sequence ATTTATAGAAATTTTATGAGAAGCGGTCAAGTTACTATTAAAGATATCGCAAAAGAGTTGGGGATATCAGCCTCAACAGTTTCAAGAGCCTTAAAAGATCATCCCGATATAAGTTCAAAAACAAAATTAGCTGTTAATCAACTTGCTAAGGATTGGCACTATAAGCCTAATGCTGTGGCTTTAAGTTTGCGCCATAGTAAAACAAATATTATTGGTGTTATTGTTCCCGAAATTGTTCATCACTTTTTTTCTTCTGTAATAAGTGGAATAGAACAAATTGCTCATAAAGCGGGGTATAATGTTATGATGTTTCAGTCTAATGAGTCTTTTGAGCGGGAAGTAGCTAATGTGCAGGCCTTACTTGCAAGTAGAGTAGATGGAGTTCTGGTTTCCATGTCGAAAGAAACGAAAGACTATAGTCATTTTAAAGAATTGAAAGATAATGGTATTCCAATTGTATTTTTCGATAGAGTTTGTAACGAACTTTCTTCAGATAATGTAATTGTAGATGATTTTGCCGGTGCATTTGCAGCAGTAGAGCATTTAATAAGCATTGGCTGTAAAAGAATAGCCCATTTGTCTGCTCCTCAGCACATGTTATTAGGTCAAAACCGGCAGAAAGGATATAGGCAGGCATTGCTAAAACACAAACTACCCATTCACGAAGAGTTGATAATTAAATGTGATAGTTTTGAGGAAGCAATAGTTAAAACACCTGATTTGTTAAGATTACCGCAGCCTCCAGATGCTATTTTTGCAGTAAATGAATTAACCGCAGCAGGAGCATTATCGGTAGTTAAGAAAGTAGGTTTTAAAGTTCCTGAAGATATTTCCATAATTGGTTTTACAGATGGTGTTGTGTCGCGAACATCAGATCCTGCATTAACTACACTGGAACAGCATGGATCAGAGGTTGGATTACGTGCCTGTGAATTACTTGTGGGCAGAATTAGCGATGGCGATATGGATTATGAACCAGTAACCAAAGTAGTAAAAACAAATTTAATTGTTCGGGGATCTACGAAAGAATTGTAA
- a CDS encoding TonB-dependent receptor yields the protein MELNISMLRKLLLMLVMVFSFTIIQAQEKVISGTVTDANDSMGIPGVSVVIKGTTIGTTTDIDGRYTLSAEANSTIVYSFVGYRTQEIIVGDQSQINVILSVETENLSEVVVIGYGTVKKEDKTGSVTSVSSKDFNKGNITSPQDLLVGKSSGVVITSTGGAPGSGSTIRIRGGSSLNASNDPLIIVDGMPIESVGNNVSGSSNALSFINPNDIETFTVLKDASATAIYGSRASNGVIIITTKKGAEGKMKVTYSANFSVSTPEDYVDVYSGDQLRQIANENRGLYDPLNYDKLGTENTDWQDEIFRTSVSHNHNIAFSGSEKNIPYRVSLGYTDQNGILENTDMQRYSGSLNLSPTFFDKSLKVEMNAKFMMTNNNFGDDGAIGSAISMDPTQPVYDGNESSDGYYQWQNYGANLGTPNPVEQAKAVNNKSDVYRIVANAKLNYTLPFVEGLQANLNLATDYTESDGQNNRPTTSPSTLVPSAWGKLSDYTAENRNNLLDFYLNYKKEFNADNRIDVTGGYSWQHFEREGTDYTRSVEDADHPLQIDNQSEFKTENYLVSFFGRLNYAFKNKYLLTGTFRYDGSSRFVDDNKWGFFPSAAFAWKIHEESFMKGIGSLSNLKLRLGWGKTGQQDVGDDYPAQAKYTTSQQGYYYPIDGVYSPTLRPNTYDPDIKWEETTTQNIGLDFGFLNNRISGSVEYYFRETEDLLNEVTIPSGSNFSNRLLTNVGSLENKGIEININAVPISTPDMSLNVGFNFTHNKQEVTKLLLNDDPDYIGLTYGSGMTGVTQITKVGEEAYSFFVNKQIYDTNGNPVEGLYEDIAGNGGVINGDNANKYIYHSPTPKYILGFSARFNYKNFDMSTSLRANIDNYVMNQVASGASYDQMQQIGYWKNMPTHLSKTNFVKRQFTSDYFVENASFLKMDNISAGYSFQNIAGKNVNARVSFTVQNVFTITNYSGLDPEVDGGIDNNFYPRPRTFTLGVNLTL from the coding sequence ATGGAACTTAACATTAGTATGCTAAGAAAACTGCTTCTCATGCTTGTTATGGTATTTTCTTTTACCATAATACAGGCACAGGAAAAAGTAATTAGCGGAACAGTTACCGATGCAAACGATAGCATGGGTATTCCCGGCGTTTCCGTAGTTATAAAGGGTACTACTATAGGAACAACAACAGACATTGATGGAAGATATACACTTAGCGCAGAAGCCAATTCTACAATTGTATATTCTTTTGTTGGTTACAGAACTCAAGAAATTATTGTTGGAGATCAATCTCAAATCAACGTAATTTTAAGTGTTGAAACTGAAAACCTTTCCGAGGTAGTTGTGATCGGTTATGGTACGGTTAAGAAAGAAGATAAAACCGGATCGGTTACTAGTGTATCTTCAAAAGATTTTAACAAAGGAAATATTACTTCACCACAAGACCTTTTAGTAGGTAAATCTTCTGGTGTTGTTATTACCTCTACAGGTGGAGCTCCAGGTAGCGGATCAACAATTCGTATTCGTGGTGGATCTTCATTAAATGCATCAAATGACCCTTTGATTATTGTAGATGGAATGCCAATTGAAAGTGTTGGAAATAATGTGAGTGGTAGTTCAAATGCACTTTCTTTTATTAATCCTAACGATATTGAAACTTTCACTGTTCTTAAAGATGCATCTGCCACTGCAATTTACGGTTCTCGTGCTTCTAATGGTGTAATTATTATTACCACTAAAAAAGGAGCTGAAGGAAAAATGAAAGTTACTTATAGCGCTAATTTTTCTGTTTCTACTCCAGAAGATTACGTTGACGTTTATTCTGGTGATCAGCTAAGACAAATTGCAAATGAAAATAGAGGACTATACGATCCATTAAACTACGACAAACTAGGAACTGAAAATACTGATTGGCAAGATGAGATTTTCAGAACTTCAGTTTCTCACAATCACAATATTGCATTTTCTGGATCAGAAAAAAACATTCCTTACCGTGTTTCATTAGGTTATACTGATCAAAATGGTATTCTTGAAAACACCGACATGCAAAGATATTCTGGATCATTAAATTTAAGTCCTACATTCTTTGACAAGTCTTTAAAAGTAGAAATGAATGCTAAATTCATGATGACCAATAATAACTTTGGTGATGATGGAGCAATTGGTTCTGCAATATCAATGGATCCTACTCAACCTGTTTATGACGGTAATGAAAGCTCTGATGGATATTACCAATGGCAAAACTATGGTGCTAATCTTGGCACACCGAATCCTGTTGAGCAAGCGAAAGCTGTAAACAACAAATCAGATGTGTACAGAATTGTTGCTAATGCAAAATTAAATTACACTCTTCCATTTGTTGAAGGATTACAAGCTAATTTAAATTTAGCAACAGACTATACTGAAAGTGATGGACAAAACAATCGTCCTACTACATCACCATCAACTCTTGTACCTTCAGCTTGGGGAAAATTAAGCGATTACACTGCCGAAAACAGAAATAATCTTCTTGATTTTTACTTGAACTACAAAAAAGAGTTTAATGCAGATAACAGAATTGATGTTACTGGTGGATATTCATGGCAACATTTCGAAAGAGAAGGAACTGATTACACTAGATCTGTTGAAGATGCTGATCACCCATTACAAATAGATAATCAATCTGAATTCAAAACAGAAAACTATCTAGTATCATTTTTTGGTCGTTTAAACTATGCCTTTAAAAATAAATACCTTTTAACAGGTACTTTCCGATATGATGGATCATCGCGTTTTGTAGACGATAATAAATGGGGATTTTTTCCTTCTGCAGCTTTTGCATGGAAAATTCACGAAGAATCATTCATGAAAGGAATCGGTTCTTTATCTAATTTAAAATTAAGATTAGGATGGGGAAAAACAGGACAACAAGATGTTGGAGATGATTACCCTGCTCAAGCCAAGTATACAACATCACAACAAGGATATTATTATCCTATTGATGGAGTATATTCTCCTACTTTAAGACCTAACACTTATGATCCTGACATTAAGTGGGAAGAAACAACTACTCAAAATATTGGTTTAGATTTCGGTTTCTTAAATAATAGAATTAGCGGATCGGTTGAATATTATTTCCGTGAAACAGAAGATCTTTTGAATGAAGTAACCATTCCTAGTGGTAGTAACTTCTCAAATAGATTATTAACCAATGTTGGTAGCCTTGAAAATAAAGGTATCGAAATAAATATCAATGCAGTGCCTATTTCAACACCAGATATGTCATTAAATGTTGGTTTTAACTTCACTCATAACAAACAAGAAGTAACCAAATTACTATTAAATGATGATCCTGATTATATCGGATTAACTTATGGTAGTGGTATGACAGGTGTTACACAAATTACCAAAGTTGGTGAAGAGGCTTATTCATTCTTTGTAAACAAACAAATTTACGATACGAATGGTAATCCAGTTGAAGGTTTATATGAAGATATCGCCGGAAATGGTGGAGTAATTAATGGTGATAATGCTAACAAGTATATTTATCACAGTCCTACCCCTAAATATATCTTAGGATTTTCAGCAAGATTTAACTACAAAAATTTCGATATGTCAACCTCTCTAAGAGCTAATATCGACAATTATGTAATGAATCAAGTTGCTTCAGGAGCATCATATGATCAAATGCAACAAATTGGATATTGGAAAAATATGCCAACACACTTGAGCAAAACAAATTTTGTGAAACGACAATTTACTTCAGATTATTTTGTTGAAAATGCGTCATTCCTAAAAATGGATAACATCAGTGCTGGATATTCATTCCAAAACATTGCAGGAAAAAATGTTAATGCAAGAGTTAGTTTCACAGTTCAAAATGTATTTACTATTACTAATTATAGTGGACTAGATCCTGAAGTTGACGGAGGAATTGACAATAACTTCTACCCTAGACCTCGTACATTTACCTTAGGAGTAAATCTAACCTTATAA
- a CDS encoding RagB/SusD family nutrient uptake outer membrane protein: MKKNIYLIFGFLVSVLAYSSCTDDLDVTPIDPNQILAGNLNDDPAYMEQTLAKIYASFIISGQADGDADISSSDDGFFITMRALWNLQTITTDEGICAWGDVGIADLNTQTWSAQNPFLTAVYQRLSLSITYANDFLNVTTGSTDADIIRYRAEARFLRALAYYWQMDLFANPPFTTEEDGVGKYSPEQIQRADLFKFIVDELKAIEPDLGEPGSNYPQADKGTCWMLLAKTYLNAEVYTGTAQWAECKTYCDKVIASTAYSLADDYRQNFSADNDRDHGNNEMIFAFAEDGINTQGNGGVTFIIESSSDADYIPAETFHGLTSNTNWNGNRARKDLMNILVDTIAVYGNVPVPSTDRLFEQAPDKRIYLSQKQQIDIPSPSSSGAYGVGVYKFTAKNHDGSQADNYNPTFASTDFPVFRLADAYLMRAEALFNTEGAGAAVADINIIRERAYGDTSGNITAADVNADFILDERAREFYYEGQRRTDLIRFGKFTGGDYVWQWKGGTHDGTSTSSHLNIFPIPGDEISSNPNIKQNDGY, translated from the coding sequence ATGAAGAAAAATATATATTTAATATTCGGTTTTCTGGTTTCTGTACTGGCTTATTCCTCATGTACAGACGACCTAGATGTAACTCCAATTGATCCTAATCAAATTTTAGCAGGAAACCTTAATGACGATCCGGCTTATATGGAGCAAACATTAGCTAAAATATATGCCAGCTTTATAATTTCTGGTCAAGCTGATGGAGATGCTGATATTTCATCGAGTGATGATGGTTTCTTTATAACCATGAGAGCACTTTGGAATTTACAAACAATTACCACTGATGAAGGTATATGTGCCTGGGGTGATGTTGGTATTGCTGACTTAAATACTCAAACATGGAGTGCTCAAAACCCATTTTTAACAGCAGTGTATCAACGTTTAAGTTTAAGTATAACCTATGCTAACGATTTTTTAAATGTTACTACTGGAAGTACTGATGCTGACATTATTAGATACCGTGCAGAAGCTAGATTCTTAAGAGCTTTAGCATACTACTGGCAAATGGATTTATTTGCAAACCCTCCTTTTACAACTGAAGAAGATGGTGTTGGAAAATATTCCCCTGAGCAAATTCAACGTGCAGACTTATTTAAGTTTATTGTTGACGAATTAAAAGCAATTGAACCTGATTTAGGAGAACCTGGATCAAACTATCCTCAAGCGGACAAAGGAACTTGTTGGATGCTACTTGCAAAAACATATTTGAATGCAGAGGTTTACACAGGAACAGCACAATGGGCTGAATGTAAAACTTATTGCGATAAGGTAATTGCAAGTACCGCTTACTCTCTAGCTGATGATTACAGACAAAACTTTAGTGCTGATAATGATCGTGATCATGGTAACAACGAAATGATTTTTGCTTTTGCTGAAGATGGTATTAATACTCAAGGAAACGGTGGAGTCACATTTATAATTGAATCTTCAAGTGATGCAGACTATATTCCTGCTGAAACATTTCATGGTTTAACATCCAATACCAACTGGAATGGAAACAGAGCAAGAAAAGATTTAATGAACATTTTAGTTGATACAATTGCTGTTTACGGAAATGTTCCTGTTCCATCTACGGATCGTTTGTTTGAACAAGCTCCTGATAAAAGAATCTACTTGAGTCAAAAACAGCAAATTGATATTCCATCTCCTTCTTCTAGTGGAGCCTATGGTGTAGGTGTTTATAAGTTTACTGCTAAAAACCATGACGGTTCACAAGCAGACAACTATAATCCAACTTTTGCTTCTACAGATTTTCCAGTATTCCGTTTGGCAGATGCTTATTTAATGAGAGCTGAAGCTTTATTTAACACCGAAGGTGCAGGAGCTGCTGTTGCTGATATCAATATAATTCGTGAAAGAGCCTACGGAGACACCAGCGGAAATATTACTGCTGCTGATGTAAATGCAGATTTCATTTTAGATGAAAGAGCTAGAGAATTTTACTACGAAGGACAAAGACGTACTGACCTTATCCGCTTTGGTAAATTTACAGGAGGAGACTATGTATGGCAATGGAAAGGTGGAACTCATGATGGAACAAGTACTAGTAGCCATTTGAATATCTTCCCAATTCCGGGTGATGAAATATCATCTAATCCTAACATTAAGCAAAATGATGGTTATTAA